CGCTGCTCGCCTTCGCCTCGACCCGGCCCGACCACTTCGAGGTCCAGCGCTCCGCCACGATCGCCGCACCCGCCGAGCGCATCTTCCCGTACCTGGACGACTTCCACCGCTGGATCGAATGGTCGCCCTGGGAGAAGCTCGACCCGGAGCTGAAGCGCACCTTCTCGGGCGCCGAGCGCGGGACGGGCGCCGTCTACGCGTGGGAGGGGAACAAGAAGGTGGGGCAGGGGCGGATGGAGATCGTGGAGAGCGACGCGCCGCGGCGGCTGCGGATCAAGCTCGACTTCATCAAGCCGTTCGAGGCGCACAACACCACCGTGTTCGCGCTGGCGCCCGCCGGCGGCGGCACGCGGGTCGACTGGACGATGCTCGCCATCAACACCTTCCCCGGCAAGGTGATGAGCGTCTTCATGAACATGGACCGCATGATCGGCCGCGACTTCGAGCGCGGCCTGGCGAACCTGAAGGCCGTCGCCGAAGCCGAGCCCGCGCCGCAGCCGGCGTGACGCATCGCTGGCACCAGGCGCACGCACACGCGAGGCACACCGGCGGCCGCGGGGCAGGGAGCCCGCGGCCGCCGTTCTCGCGCTTACGCCGCCGGCCGCCGCGCCACCTCGAGCTTCCCCGGCAAGATGGCGAGCGGAGAAGTTCGCCTTCCGGTGCACCGGAGGCTACGTTGCGAAGGACAGGTGGCCCCGGCGCGGAAACCGGCTCGCCGTTCACCGGCCCGGCGCTGAGCAGCCTTCCACCCGGGGAGCTCCGATGGATCTTCGCCACGCCCTCCCGGCCGCCGCGGTCTGCGCGGCCACCCTGCTGGCGGATTGCACGCCCCTCGGCACCCGCGGCGCGGAAAGCCGGCACGTCGCCCCGGCGGTCGAGCGGGGCGAAGGCCTCGTCCTCCAGGCCGGCGAAGGCGAGCGCCGGGTCCGCCGCCCGCGGCCGGGCTTTCCCTCCGCCCAGACGACACCCTTCATCCTGAAGGTAGATGCGCGCAACGGCGCTTCGCCGGACCTCGTGATGGGGTACGACGAGATCGCGCCGGGCCAGGCCATCGAGCCCTCCCGCCACCGGGTCGCCGACGAGATCGTCTTCGTGCACCGCGGCAGCGGCGTGGCCCGGCTCGGCGACCGGGAATCGCCCGTGACCGCGGGGGCCACCGTCTACGTGCCGCGCAACACGCGCGTCAGCCTGCGCAACACGGGCGCGGAGCCGCTGGCCGTCGTCTTCATGTTCTCGAAGCCGGGGTTCGAGCGGCTCATGCGCGAGAGCTCCGTGCCCGAGGGCGAGGCCGCCCCCGCGCTCCTGGCCGGAGAGGAGGCGCGGATCCAGGCGCGGAACCGCTGGCACACCATCGCCGACGGCTCCGGTTCCAGCCCGGGCGGGTCGAGGAGCGGCGGGCTCATCCTGCAGCCGGGGGAAGGTGAGCGCCGGGTCCGCCGTCCGCGCTCGGGCTCGGCGGCGGCGCACCTGACCACGCCGTTCATCCTGAAGGTGGACCGGCGCAACGGCGGCTCGCGCGAGCTGGTGATGGGATACGAGGACATCGCGCCGGGCGATGCCATCCCGCCGCACCGGCACCTGCACGCGGACGAGATCATCTTCGTGCACCGGGGGAGCGGCGTGGCCGGCCTTGGCACCCGGCAGACGGCCGTGGGCACCGGCGCGACCGTCTACATCCCGCGCGACACGCGGATCACCCTGCGGAACACCGGCTCCGTGCCGCTGGGCATCGTGTTCGTCTTCTCCCGGCCGGGCTTCGAGGAGCTGATGCGGGCGAACTCCGTGCTCGAGGGGCAGCCCGCGGCCCCGCTCTCACCCCGGGAGCAAGCGCGGATCCGCGCGCGAAACCGCTGGCATACCGTCTACGGAGCAGCCGTAGCCGGAGATGCTGCGCTTTCGGTGCCGGCGTTTGCTCTGCGCGGATGGCGTGGCCGGCGGTGCGGCGGACGCGAAGCGGCCGGCGCGGATCTGCTCCGCGCCGGCCGCGCTTTCGGGGAAGGACTTCATCAAGCCGTTCGAGGCGCACAACACCACCGTGTTCGCGCTGGCGCCCGCCGGCGGCGGCACGCGGGTCAACTGGACGATGCTCGCCACCAACACCTTTCCCAGCAAGGTGATGAGCGTCTTCATGAACATGGACCGCCTGATCGGCCGCGACTTCGAGCGCGGGCTGGCGAACCTCAAGGCCGTGGCCGAAGCCGAGCCCGCGCCGCAGCCGGCGTGAGAGTGCACGATGGGTAGGCGCTTCACGCGCGGATACGCCGGCGGCCGCGGGGCAGGGAGCCCGCGGCCGCCGTCTTTGTCTTCACGCTGCCAGCCGTCGCACCACCTCAGCTGCGCCCTTCTTGTACACGGTAATGCACACCAGCTCATCCGCAGGGTCCCGCACCTCCCAGTATCGGCTGTGGCGCTGCTTAATGATGCTGTAGCCAGCGGGCTTCGGTGCGTCGGGCGTCGCGGTCGTCTGCTTGGCGGCCATTGTGCACCTCCAGTGGGCTTAACCCTCGGCGCTAAGCAGGGCTAGCTTCGGTGAAGCGGGCGGCCTTTGGGTCGTTTCGCGGTGGGCTGGCCGGTACTTCTTCGCGGGAGATCGGCCAGCCTTGCTTTTTGCCCTGTTGGTATATAATGTAATATACTTCTGCGTCCAAGTCAATGAACACATATACCAAGCCATGGATTTCAAAACCGCGACGGACCGCGTGGCGGGCTGCATCAGCCACGCCGAGATCGCAGAGGCCGCCGGCGTTTCCGTGCAGACGATCCGCCAGGCGCGGCTCGATCCGTCCGCGCCAGGGCATCGGCCGCCGCCTAGCCACTGGATGGATGTCTTGGCAGGCCTTCTTCGGCAGCGCGCAAACGAACTATGCGCGTTTGCGGATCAGTTGCAGAACCGATAGTCTGTCGCGTCGCTTTCAGGAACCCGGTCCTTCCCCGCAGATCCGCCTAGTGTGGATCTGCGTTATCGTGTTTAGCCAACGAGAATTCGACAACACAGCTGGGAGAAATGGCGAGCAACTCAGATCTGGTCCAGCAACTCTGGGGCTTGTGTAACATCCTTCGGGATGACGGGATCACATATCACCAGTATGTGAATGAACTGTCATATTTGCTTTTTTTAAAGATGGCGCACGAAACCGGGGCAGATGCCGAACTTCCGCGGGGGTTTGGCTGGACCGATCTAGCCGGACGCACTGGAGCGGATCAGTTCGACTTTTATCGCAAGCAGCTGGTTACGCTCGGGACGGACGAAAATCCACAGATACGAGCCATTTTCGCGAACCCAACCTCTCTTCTCCGGCAACCAAGTAGTTTGAATATTTTGGTGGCGAAGATCGATGAATTCGACTGGTATCGCGCGCGTCAGGAAGGTCTTGGCGATCTTTACGAGGGGTTGTTGCAAAAAAATGCGAGCGAGAAGAAGAGTGGGGCTGGCCAGTATTTCACGCCTCGACCGCTCATCGACTGTATGGTTGCGGTGATGAAGCCCTCGGTGGACGATGTGATTCAGGACCCAGCAGCTGGCACGGGTGGGTTTCTCGTCGCAGCACAAAGGTACATACTCGAGAATGGACGCCCAGAGACGTGGACTCGTGACCAACGGCAGAAGTTTGAGGAGGGGACGTTTTTCGGGATGGAGCACGTGCAGGATACGCACCGTCTCGCATTGATGAACTTGATGCTGCATGGAATACAATCGAGACCGGACGGCGCCGGCATCCGTTTGGGGGACACTCTCAGTCCGGT
This window of the Longimicrobium sp. genome carries:
- a CDS encoding N-6 DNA methylase yields the protein MASNSDLVQQLWGLCNILRDDGITYHQYVNELSYLLFLKMAHETGADAELPRGFGWTDLAGRTGADQFDFYRKQLVTLGTDENPQIRAIFANPTSLLRQPSSLNILVAKIDEFDWYRARQEGLGDLYEGLLQKNASEKKSGAGQYFTPRPLIDCMVAVMKPSVDDVIQDPAAGTGGFLVAAQRYILENGRPETWTRDQRQKFEEGTFFGMEHVQDTHRLALMNLMLHGIQSRPDGAGIRLGDTLSPVGAALPRATLFLTNPPFGTKSGGGVPTRKDLPFPTSNKQFCFLQHIYLGLMPGGRAAVVLPDNVLFEGNIGKQIRVDLMNKCNLHTILRLPTGIFYAQGVNTNVLFFTRGSSEIANTQKVWVYDLRTGMPQYGKRKQLIRAAFNRFEEEFGDDPWGSSDALALRRESTDGGPFRCYSREEIAARNESLDLSWSRGNTRDVDIIDRDPVELAHEALEELECAMEHLRGILGALGEEDEQ
- a CDS encoding SRPBCC family protein, which produces MLLTILVVLVIAIAALLAFASTRPDHFEVQRSATIAAPAERIFPYLDDFHRWIEWSPWEKLDPELKRTFSGAERGTGAVYAWEGNKKVGQGRMEIVESDAPRRLRIKLDFIKPFEAHNTTVFALAPAGGGTRVDWTMLAINTFPGKVMSVFMNMDRMIGRDFERGLANLKAVAEAEPAPQPA
- a CDS encoding cupin domain-containing protein; protein product: MDLRHALPAAAVCAATLLADCTPLGTRGAESRHVAPAVERGEGLVLQAGEGERRVRRPRPGFPSAQTTPFILKVDARNGASPDLVMGYDEIAPGQAIEPSRHRVADEIVFVHRGSGVARLGDRESPVTAGATVYVPRNTRVSLRNTGAEPLAVVFMFSKPGFERLMRESSVPEGEAAPALLAGEEARIQARNRWHTIADGSGSSPGGSRSGGLILQPGEGERRVRRPRSGSAAAHLTTPFILKVDRRNGGSRELVMGYEDIAPGDAIPPHRHLHADEIIFVHRGSGVAGLGTRQTAVGTGATVYIPRDTRITLRNTGSVPLGIVFVFSRPGFEELMRANSVLEGQPAAPLSPREQARIRARNRWHTVYGAAVAGDAALSVPAFALRGWRGRRCGGREAAGADLLRAGRAFGEGLHQAVRGAQHHRVRAGARRRRHAGQLDDARHQHLSQQGDERLHEHGPPDRPRLRARAGEPQGRGRSRARAAAGVRVHDG